In Sceloporus undulatus isolate JIND9_A2432 ecotype Alabama chromosome 7, SceUnd_v1.1, whole genome shotgun sequence, one DNA window encodes the following:
- the KXD1 gene encoding kxDL motif-containing protein 1, producing the protein MEPTASGVFCSRVLSMVNSEDVNAIILAQKNMLDRFEKTNEMLLNFNNLSSVRMQQMNERFLHHTRTLVEMKKDLDSIFRRIRTLKGKLAKQYPDAFSNIHESPILEDDDFTPIPKSTATTIATSEQSTESCDTSPDIISPATSHDFEDLSQGPYDSPAMNGQSVTDDDNETD; encoded by the exons ATGGAGCCCACCGCCTCGGGCGTCTTCTGCAGCCGGGTGCTCAGCATGGTGAACTCTGAAGACGTTAATGCCATCATTCTGGCTCAGAAGAACAT GCTTGACCGGTTTGAGAAAACCAATGAGATGCTGCTCAACTTCAACAACCTGTCTAGTGTCCGCATGCAGCAGATGAATGAACGCTTTCTCCATCACACCCGGACGCTGGTAGAGATGAAGAAGGACTTGGACAGCATCTTCCGGAGAATCAG GACACTGAAAGGGAAGCTAGCAAAACAGTATCCAGATGCATTTAGCA ATATTCACGAATCTCCCATCCTGGAGGATGACGATTTCACCCCGATCCCCAAAAGCACGGCCACAACCATTGCTACCTCGGAGCAGAGCACCGAGTCCTGTGACACAAGTCCGGACATCATCTCTCCTGCCACCAGCCACGACTTTGAAGACCTGTCCCAGGGTCCTTATGACTCTCCGGCCATGAATGGCCAGAGTGTCACAGATGATGACAATGAGACGGACTAG